Proteins encoded within one genomic window of Flavobacterium sp. NG2:
- the thrA gene encoding bifunctional aspartate kinase/homoserine dehydrogenase I — MENKPSSLTIFNFVTESGAKYPSLNLSYQIFGAPLHTAPIILINHALTGNSQVIGETGWWNDLVGVDKTIDVRKYTIVSFDVPGNGFNSDTIENYRDFIARDIARIFIEGLRFLKIDDLFALIGGSVGGGIAWEILALEPKLAQNFIPIATDWKSTDWLIANCYLQEQILNNSKKPIEDARIHAMLCYRTPESFKEKFNRLTTEKLETFQVESWLNYHGEKLEKRFQLSAYKMMNQLLKTIDITRNRESLESVISKVDANIYIVGINSDLFFTAKENRETYNEIKKFKDNVFYSEIDSQHGHDAFLMEYEQLDNLLEVVFKNKKQMKIVKFGGKSLANGEGINKVLDIIVGKIEKEEKIAIVVSARGNATDELDDILTIAAKNGNYKPLLESFKAYQKDGFDDVDFSQEFDKLDKLFEGVSLIGDFSAKIQDQILAQGELLSAKLLVFLLNKKGIPAKLADTRELIITDSNFGDAQPLDAVSKKNVIQIFKDNKDAVLVVTGFIGSNTKKETTTLGRNGSNYTASLIANYINAEELQNYTHVDGIYTANPELVLDAQKIEHLSYNEANEMANFGANILHAKTIIPLLEKNIPLRILNTFNNENKGTLITAKSNKEGIKTLSVLENVALVNLEGRGLLGKTGVDARIFKVMGDNDISVSIISQGSSERGIGLVVDADKATKAMIELEKEFENDFYSKDVNKISVTDDVSVISIIGQDLSTFHKPYTALIRNNIVPILFNNTVTGKNVSLVVQKSELKKALNVIHGEIFGVAKKINIAVFGHGLVGGTMINQILESADAIEKRKGVRLNIFAIANSNNVLLNKSGISPNWKNEIQNNGVIYTIDDIIAYAKEHHLANLIAVDNTASAAFVENYISLAENGFDLISSNKVANTLSYDFYRELRNTLETNQKSYLYETNVGAGLPLIDTIKLLHLSGENITKIKGVFSGTLSYLFNNFSAKDVPFSEILKEAIDNGYTEPDPREDLCGNDVGRKLLILARELDLQNEFEEIAIQNLIPEHLREGSAADFLTKLKEFDPIYNKIKSEQEPNHVLRYIGELSGDLQNDKGILEVKLVSVPMDTALGGLKGSDSFFEIYTESYGDRPIVIQGAGAGSAVTARGVFGDILRISDKG, encoded by the coding sequence TTGGAAAATAAACCATCAAGCCTTACCATATTTAATTTTGTCACTGAAAGCGGTGCAAAATATCCGTCTCTAAATCTTTCGTATCAAATTTTTGGTGCGCCTTTGCATACAGCACCCATTATTTTGATCAATCATGCTTTGACAGGAAATTCACAAGTCATCGGAGAAACAGGTTGGTGGAACGATTTGGTTGGAGTGGATAAAACGATTGATGTTAGAAAGTACACCATCGTTTCCTTTGATGTACCAGGAAATGGCTTCAACTCAGATACAATAGAGAATTATAGAGATTTTATCGCAAGAGACATCGCTCGTATTTTTATCGAAGGACTTCGGTTTTTGAAAATAGATGATTTGTTTGCACTTATTGGAGGCTCTGTAGGTGGTGGAATAGCTTGGGAAATTTTGGCTTTGGAACCTAAATTGGCACAAAACTTTATTCCTATTGCTACAGATTGGAAATCGACGGATTGGTTAATTGCTAATTGTTATTTGCAAGAGCAAATTCTTAACAATTCAAAAAAACCAATCGAAGATGCGCGTATTCACGCTATGCTGTGTTATAGAACGCCGGAATCTTTCAAAGAAAAATTCAATAGATTAACCACTGAAAAACTGGAAACCTTTCAGGTTGAAAGTTGGTTAAATTATCATGGTGAGAAATTAGAAAAGCGTTTTCAGCTTTCGGCTTATAAAATGATGAATCAGCTTTTGAAAACGATTGATATAACTCGGAATCGAGAGTCATTAGAATCGGTTATTTCAAAAGTAGATGCTAATATATACATTGTAGGAATCAATTCGGATTTGTTTTTTACGGCAAAGGAGAATCGTGAGACCTATAACGAGATTAAAAAATTTAAAGATAATGTATTCTATAGTGAGATTGATTCACAACACGGGCACGATGCCTTTTTGATGGAATACGAACAATTAGACAATTTATTAGAAGTTGTTTTCAAAAATAAAAAACAGATGAAAATAGTAAAATTTGGCGGTAAATCTTTGGCCAACGGTGAAGGTATCAATAAAGTTTTGGATATTATTGTTGGTAAAATAGAGAAAGAGGAAAAGATTGCTATTGTGGTTTCTGCAAGAGGAAATGCAACGGATGAGTTGGATGATATCCTTACAATTGCTGCCAAAAACGGAAATTATAAGCCTTTACTAGAAAGTTTTAAAGCCTATCAAAAAGATGGTTTTGACGATGTTGATTTTTCACAAGAATTTGATAAGCTAGATAAACTTTTTGAAGGAGTTAGTTTGATTGGTGATTTTAGTGCCAAGATTCAAGACCAAATATTAGCTCAAGGTGAATTGCTTTCGGCTAAGTTGTTGGTGTTTTTGTTGAATAAAAAAGGCATTCCTGCTAAGTTAGCAGATACAAGAGAATTAATTATAACGGATTCTAATTTTGGAGATGCACAACCTTTGGATGCTGTGTCAAAGAAGAATGTCATCCAGATTTTCAAAGACAACAAGGATGCTGTTCTTGTAGTGACAGGTTTTATTGGCTCAAACACCAAGAAAGAAACCACTACTTTGGGTAGAAATGGTAGTAATTATACGGCTTCATTGATAGCTAATTATATCAATGCGGAGGAATTACAAAACTATACGCATGTTGATGGAATATACACTGCTAATCCTGAACTGGTTTTAGATGCCCAAAAGATTGAGCATTTATCATACAATGAAGCGAATGAGATGGCTAATTTTGGTGCGAATATATTACACGCCAAAACGATTATTCCATTATTAGAAAAAAACATTCCTTTGCGTATTTTGAATACGTTTAACAATGAAAACAAAGGAACTCTTATTACTGCCAAGTCTAATAAAGAAGGGATTAAAACACTTTCAGTATTAGAAAATGTGGCTTTGGTAAACCTAGAAGGTCGTGGATTACTTGGGAAAACAGGTGTTGATGCCCGTATTTTTAAAGTAATGGGCGATAATGATATCAGTGTGAGTATCATTTCGCAAGGTTCGTCTGAAAGAGGAATAGGTTTGGTGGTTGATGCTGATAAAGCAACCAAAGCGATGATTGAATTAGAAAAAGAGTTTGAAAATGATTTTTATTCTAAGGATGTCAACAAAATATCGGTAACTGATGATGTTTCGGTGATTTCGATTATTGGTCAAGATTTGAGTACATTTCACAAGCCTTATACCGCTTTGATTCGCAATAACATTGTGCCTATATTATTTAATAATACCGTAACGGGTAAAAACGTGAGTTTGGTTGTTCAAAAATCAGAACTTAAAAAAGCTCTAAATGTAATACACGGAGAGATTTTTGGTGTTGCTAAAAAAATCAATATAGCTGTTTTTGGACATGGATTAGTGGGAGGAACAATGATTAATCAAATCCTTGAGTCTGCTGATGCAATTGAAAAAAGAAAAGGAGTACGCTTGAATATATTTGCTATAGCAAATTCAAATAATGTTCTATTGAATAAAAGCGGGATTTCACCAAATTGGAAAAATGAAATTCAAAATAATGGTGTCATTTATACGATCGACGATATTATCGCTTACGCAAAAGAGCATCATCTGGCAAATTTAATTGCGGTAGATAATACGGCAAGTGCGGCTTTCGTTGAAAATTATATTTCTTTGGCTGAAAATGGTTTTGATTTGATTTCGTCAAACAAAGTAGCTAATACTTTGAGTTATGATTTCTACAGAGAATTGCGTAACACCTTGGAAACAAATCAAAAAAGCTATTTATACGAAACCAATGTTGGTGCAGGTTTACCATTAATTGATACGATCAAATTATTACATCTTTCGGGTGAGAATATTACTAAAATCAAAGGGGTGTTCTCTGGAACATTGAGTTATTTGTTTAATAATTTTTCAGCAAAAGATGTTCCTTTTAGTGAAATATTAAAAGAAGCAATTGATAACGGATATACCGAGCCAGACCCTCGTGAGGATTTATGCGGAAATGATGTAGGTAGAAAATTATTGATTTTGGCTCGTGAATTAGACTTGCAAAATGAATTTGAAGAAATTGCTATTCAAAATTTAATTCCGGAACATTTACGTGAAGGTAGTGCGGCAGATTTCTTGACCAAGTTAAAAGAGTTTGACCCAATTTACAACAAAATTAAATCAGAACAAGAACCCAATCACGTATTGCGTTACATAGGGGAATTGTCTGGAGATTTACAAAACGATAAAGGGATTTTAGAGGTGAAATTAGTTTCTGTTCCAATGGATACTGCGTTAGGCGGTTTGAAAGGCTCGGATTCGTTCTTCGAAATTTATACCGAATCGTATGGAGATCGTCCAATCGTTATTCAAGGAGCAGGAGCAGGTTCGGCTGTTACAGCAAGAGGTGTTTTTGGAGATATTTTGAGAATCTCGGATAAAGGATAG